A segment of the Nocardioides plantarum genome:
GTCGTGGCCGGCGGCTGCGAGGCCGCGATCCACCCGCTGCCGATGGCCGCCTTCTCCAACATGATGGCGCTGTCCAAGTCGGCCAGCGCCGATGGCGGCGACCCGGCGACGGTCAGCCGTCCCTGGGACACCGGCCGCGACGGCTTCGTCCTCGGCGAGGGCGCCGGCGTCCTGGTGCTGGAGTCCGAGGAGCACGCGCTCGCGCGCGGAGCACACATCTACGCCGAGGTCCTGGGCGCCGGCATCACCGCCGACTCCCACGACATCGCCCAGCCCGATCCGGCCGGGCGCGGCGGCTCGCGGGCCATCAAGCGTGCGCTGCTCGAGTCCGACATCGACCCGGCGGCGATCAAGCACGTCAACGCCCACGCGACCTCGACGCCGCAGGGCGACATCGCCGAGGGCCTCATGCTGCACGCCACGCTGGGCCCCCACGTCGACGAGATCGTGGTCACCAGCACCAAGTCGATGACCGGTCACCTGCTGGGTGGCGCCGGCGCTCTCGAGGCCGTCGCCGTGGTGCTCGCGATCCGCGACCGTGTCTCGCCGCCGACGATCAACCTCGACGACCTCGACCCGCAGGTCGAGCTCGACATCGCCACGACCGCGCGCGACCTCCCCTCCGGCGACATCGCCGCCCTCAACAACTCGTTCGGGTTCGGCGGCGCCAACGTCGCCGTCGTCTTCGCCTCGTACTAGGAGACCCCATGACGGTCCAGGCCCCGCAGAAGCCCGCCAAGCTCCCCCGCTCCGAGGACCCCCGCAACCCGGTCCACCGGCTGGGCGCGCTCCTCGACGACGGCAGTCTCGAACTGATCACCGCCGACGACGACAGCGGGATGCTGGCTGCCGTCGGGACGGTCCACGGCACTCGTGTCGTCACGTTCTGCTCCGACGCCACCGTGATGGGTGGCGCCATGGGCGACGTGGGCTGCCGGGTCGTGGTCGCGGCCTACCACCGGGCGATGGTCGAGCAGGTCCCGATCATCGGCCTGTGGCACTCGGGCGGCGCCCGTCTGGCCGAGGGCGTCTTGTCGCTGCACGCCGTCGGCCGGATCTTCCAGGTCATGACGCAGGCCTCGGGCAAGATCCCGCAGATCTCCGTGGTGCTGGGCCCGGCCGCCGGCGGGGCGGCGTACGGACCCGCCCTGACCGACGTCGTCATCCTGGGTCCCGAGGGCCGCATCTTCGTCACCGGCCCCGACGTGGTGCGGTCGGTGACCGGCGAGGCCGTCGACATGCTGCGTCTGGGTGGACCCGAGCCGCACGGTCGTCGCTCCGGGGTGGTGCACATCCTGACCGAGTCCGAGCAGGAGGCGCTCGATCGCGCTCGCACGGTGACGTCGTTGCTCGGCTCCCAGGGCAGCCTGGTCGTCGACGACGTCGCCGACCGTGACCTCGAGGACGCCCTCCCGGCTTCCAAGAAGCGTGCCTACGACGTGCACCCGCTGGTCGAGCAGGTGCTCGACGAGGGCACCGCCCAGGAGCTGCACGCCCGCTGGGCCCCCAACATCGTCACCGCGCTGGGCCGTTTCGGCGGCCGCACGGTCGGCGTGG
Coding sequences within it:
- a CDS encoding beta-ketoacyl-[acyl-carrier-protein] synthase family protein — encoded protein: MANRTRVVVTGLGTTSPLGGDVPTTWEGMLAGRSGVRRLEHDWVEDLAVKIGAPVAVEPSEVLERVKARRLDRSSQFAMVAAIEAWADSGLAAAQEAGDLDHDRVGVAMATGIGGVTTLLANYDVLKEKGPRRVSPLAVPMLMANGPAANISLLVGARAAVNTPVSACASGNEAISLAIDQIRLGRADVVVAGGCEAAIHPLPMAAFSNMMALSKSASADGGDPATVSRPWDTGRDGFVLGEGAGVLVLESEEHALARGAHIYAEVLGAGITADSHDIAQPDPAGRGGSRAIKRALLESDIDPAAIKHVNAHATSTPQGDIAEGLMLHATLGPHVDEIVVTSTKSMTGHLLGGAGALEAVAVVLAIRDRVSPPTINLDDLDPQVELDIATTARDLPSGDIAALNNSFGFGGANVAVVFASY
- a CDS encoding acyl-CoA carboxylase subunit beta gives rise to the protein MTVQAPQKPAKLPRSEDPRNPVHRLGALLDDGSLELITADDDSGMLAAVGTVHGTRVVTFCSDATVMGGAMGDVGCRVVVAAYHRAMVEQVPIIGLWHSGGARLAEGVLSLHAVGRIFQVMTQASGKIPQISVVLGPAAGGAAYGPALTDVVILGPEGRIFVTGPDVVRSVTGEAVDMLRLGGPEPHGRRSGVVHILTESEQEALDRARTVTSLLGSQGSLVVDDVADRDLEDALPASKKRAYDVHPLVEQVLDEGTAQELHARWAPNIVTALGRFGGRTVGVVANNPLRLGGCLDSLSAEKASRFVRMCDAFGVPLIVLVDVPGYLPGVGQEWDGVVRRGAKLLHAFGECVVPRVTLVTRKTYGGAYIAMNSRSLGATRVFAWPGAEVAVMGAVAAIRVLHRRRLAEVSPDIRPQVEAELAAEHERLAGGVERAVEIGVVDEIVTPSQTRSAIARAIDEAVQRDGVRRGAHGNIPL